The Desulfosporosinus acidiphilus SJ4 genome has a window encoding:
- a CDS encoding YigZ family protein, producing the protein MEGFYTLSQKTIAEQTIDKSRFIGIGMPVNCLEQINQAMQRIRQDYPNARHYVYAYRLHDGHLEKASDDGEPQGTGGRPVLDILKHQNIWNILLVVVRYFGGVLLGTGGLTRAYGGTAKKVFEEIQLVQLTLFHQYRLRVSYDLYASLKYQLEQKDYHIKGEEFSEAVDMIISVPEEQRELFLTWLGNFSNSQISPEDNGLIWE; encoded by the coding sequence ATGGAAGGGTTTTATACACTCTCCCAAAAAACAATTGCCGAGCAAACTATAGATAAATCACGTTTTATAGGAATTGGAATGCCTGTAAACTGTCTTGAACAAATCAATCAGGCAATGCAGCGAATCCGTCAGGATTATCCGAATGCGCGGCATTATGTTTATGCCTACCGTCTGCATGATGGCCATTTGGAAAAAGCTTCTGACGATGGAGAACCCCAAGGAACAGGAGGGCGACCGGTCCTTGATATTCTCAAACATCAAAATATATGGAACATCTTACTGGTTGTTGTTAGGTATTTTGGAGGAGTTCTTCTCGGTACTGGTGGTTTAACAAGAGCTTACGGCGGTACCGCAAAGAAGGTTTTTGAGGAAATACAGTTAGTTCAATTGACTCTTTTTCATCAATATCGATTACGCGTTTCATATGATTTATATGCTTCCTTGAAATATCAATTGGAGCAAAAGGATTACCATATCAAAGGTGAAGAATTTAGTGAAGCTGTTGATATGATAATCTCTGTTCCGGAAGAACAAAGAGAATTATTCTTAACGTGGCTGGGGAATTTCTCCAACAGTCAAATTTCGCCTGAAGATAATGGACTTATTTGGGAATAG
- a CDS encoding CBS domain-containing protein has product MKVSDVMTSTVDWAGSKTSVADAARLMKKDDVGSIPICDNGKVVGMITDRDIVLNVVAAGKDYNTTLVQEIMSKNIVSVSSNQDVHEAADLMSQYQIRRLPVVDQGKLVGILAIGDLAIERIHVNEAGDALSDISRGAHQNMN; this is encoded by the coding sequence ATGAAAGTCAGTGACGTAATGACAAGCACTGTTGATTGGGCAGGATCCAAAACCTCGGTTGCAGATGCTGCACGTTTGATGAAGAAGGATGATGTTGGATCCATTCCAATTTGTGATAACGGTAAAGTAGTTGGCATGATTACAGATCGAGATATTGTTTTAAACGTCGTAGCTGCCGGTAAGGATTATAATACTACTTTAGTACAAGAAATTATGAGTAAAAATATTGTTAGTGTTTCCTCAAATCAAGATGTTCATGAAGCGGCCGATTTAATGTCGCAATATCAAATCAGAAGGCTTCCTGTCGTAGACCAAGGAAAATTAGTTGGCATTCTGGCTATCGGAGATTTGGCGATTGAAAGAATCCATGTTAATGAAGCAGGAGATGCTCTGAGCGATATTTCTCGAGGAGCCCATCAGAATATGAACTAA
- a CDS encoding thioesterase, FlK family, which yields MRGYAETNVTFSNTAKSMGSGNLEVFATPAMVALMEQAAVNALELPEGQSSVGTSLTINHIAATTIGVKITATAELIEIDRRRLVFTVEASDEAGQIGAGKHERFIIDIEPFLNKAQKRNREI from the coding sequence ATGCGGGGTTATGCTGAGACAAATGTAACGTTCTCAAATACGGCTAAATCTATGGGAAGCGGAAATTTAGAAGTATTTGCCACACCTGCCATGGTGGCACTCATGGAACAAGCCGCTGTAAACGCTTTGGAATTACCTGAGGGACAATCGAGTGTAGGAACTTCTTTGACAATCAATCATATTGCTGCCACTACTATAGGCGTTAAAATAACAGCAACTGCTGAGTTGATTGAAATTGACCGGAGGAGATTAGTGTTTACAGTGGAAGCCAGCGATGAAGCGGGACAGATCGGAGCCGGCAAGCACGAACGCTTTATTATTGATATAGAACCTTTTTTAAACAAAGCTCAGAAAAGGAACCGGGAGATTTAA
- a CDS encoding PRC-barrel domain-containing protein has translation MKPTKEIMGLRIISISDGTQTGVVKDFVLNPQEKTLDFVIVDQPTDYFGAKIIAFKDILGVGEFAMTIPNPNVIQDVAQNVDAQKLLNLDTRVIGTKVLTKKGQLIGEVTEILIDEETGRIAACIFKTNNQEHEIGAEKVITLGKELLIVEGFNEEPIQGKPQIGNVESVSNSAVTEAKEQAAPAPAPVPAPGEVEADKGFNLFEQRQLQYFIGKIVEKDIVLDNGNVLRAGERITPEMISFITSRSTLMEITSHLQKN, from the coding sequence ATGAAACCTACAAAAGAAATTATGGGATTAAGGATTATTAGTATCTCGGATGGTACTCAAACGGGTGTGGTCAAGGATTTTGTTCTTAATCCGCAAGAGAAAACCTTAGACTTTGTTATTGTTGATCAGCCTACAGATTATTTTGGCGCCAAGATTATTGCCTTTAAAGATATTTTAGGTGTTGGTGAATTCGCTATGACGATACCAAACCCTAATGTTATTCAAGATGTTGCTCAAAATGTAGATGCTCAAAAGTTATTAAATTTGGATACCCGAGTGATTGGAACAAAAGTGCTGACTAAAAAAGGGCAATTGATTGGAGAAGTTACCGAGATACTTATCGATGAAGAGACAGGCCGCATTGCTGCTTGTATTTTTAAAACTAATAACCAAGAGCATGAAATTGGAGCCGAAAAGGTTATTACCTTAGGTAAGGAATTGCTTATTGTAGAGGGGTTTAACGAAGAACCTATTCAAGGGAAACCGCAAATTGGAAATGTTGAATCGGTTTCCAATAGCGCTGTAACAGAAGCCAAGGAACAGGCCGCTCCTGCTCCTGCCCCAGTTCCTGCTCCTGGTGAGGTCGAAGCCGATAAGGGATTTAACCTGTTTGAACAGCGTCAACTGCAGTATTTTATTGGCAAAATAGTAGAAAAAGACATTGTTTTGGACAATGGGAATGTTTTGCGGGCAGGAGAACGGATTACTCCTGAAATGATATCGTTTATTACTTCGCGCAGTACATTGATGGAAATCACATCGCACTTACAGAAAAATTAA